The DNA sequence GAACCCTGGGTTATACCGGAGCCCTTCACCATTGAACCCAGCGAATCCTATTCAAAAGAGGACCTGGACGAGTACCTGGGCATCTTGGAGCAGATATCCAAGGAATGTTACGAGGAGCCGGAAGTCATAAGGAATGCCCCTCACCGCAGCACTGTTCACCTTATCGACCACGAATACTTGGACGATCCCGACCGATGGGCCATAACGTGGAGGGAGTATACGAAAAAATACACGGGGTACTTCCAGAGAAGATGAGCGACGGAAACGAAAGGGACCGAAAGCTGTTGGGCCTGATCGTCAACCCCATCGCCGGGATGGGAGGGGCCGTGGGCCTCAAGGGTACCGATGGGGTTCATATCCTTGAGAAAGCCCTATCGCTGGGTGCCGTCCCCAGGTCCCCCTCGAGGGTTCGGGAAGCTCTCGAAGCGTTGAAGCGCGTCACCGACGGGGTGAGGATCCTGACCTGTATCGGCGAGATGGGGGACTTGGAGTCCCGGGAGGCGCGTATTCCGACGGAGGTGCTGCCCATAGGGGCCGGTCCCTTCACTTCGGCCGAGGATACCAGGGAAGCTGCGCGGGCGATGGAGAAGGCCGGCGTCGACTTGATCCTCTTCGCCGGGGGCGACGGGACCGCCAGGGATATCGCGACTGTATTAGGGACAAGGGTCCCCGCGTTGGGGATCCCGTCGGGAGTCAAGATCCACTCACCCGTCTTCGCCCGCAACCCGGCCATGGCCGGCGAGCTGGCCGGGTTGTTCCTCTCGGGGTCGAAGGTGGACC is a window from the Thermovirga sp. genome containing:
- a CDS encoding glycine dehydrogenase subunit 2; translated protein: EPWVIPEPFTIEPSESYSKEDLDEYLGILEQISKECYEEPEVIRNAPHRSTVHLIDHEYLDDPDRWAITWREYTKKYTGYFQRR